In Candidatus Poribacteria bacterium, a single genomic region encodes these proteins:
- a CDS encoding PEGA domain-containing protein, whose amino-acid sequence MVLVLSLLMLFLTASKYQVITLPTRIPDDGKVWVLAIDALRHDAESYPNLPFDVNELRELTSKIAERGEIPEDHIRFIGSDAANLDLIGKTLSEISLKMRGGNRLILIFRGLISLPSGSSRELFLIPKDGSPDDESSLIGTETLNGWMSGIKGDRIVLLDCYSTEENLFTFYANRRTFGTSSAAFINSVPADGSDEILQRFSSALDDPNLDLNMDRRITVLELYESISRQGESMGVSAITGDPDEPVLTLPSAIIVETEPPEARVALNGREAGISPCVIVGPRPGLHEVRVERELYLIPEARMVRIRRFRGDAASLDFKLTPIKIFGRVTDQSGKVLPDAYVYIKGTQYIQRIGEDGEYTFGKWEHGLLKPGRYEIVAEYSDTMVAESPVEFKGFSNLSVDLKLKHRPWDEISKIRYQRGDELGCAEAFEEWAKAQKGPILSIPRLEPKHAEIVLGYFADKADKSPKILMYQIVSAHLSDVIGREDLAKKFWRRVKSLAPKGSPEGKLASRRLSQLYRTRNYAIMGVSIALLIVFASGIYTILRGRRRT is encoded by the coding sequence ATGGTTCTGGTCCTAAGCCTGTTGATGTTGTTCTTAACGGCTTCAAAGTATCAGGTCATAACCTTGCCCACACGAATACCCGACGACGGAAAAGTCTGGGTCTTGGCGATCGATGCCCTGAGACATGACGCGGAAAGTTATCCGAACCTGCCGTTCGACGTAAATGAGCTTAGGGAGCTTACGTCAAAGATAGCCGAGAGAGGTGAAATTCCTGAAGATCATATCCGATTTATAGGATCGGATGCGGCGAACTTGGACTTGATAGGTAAAACGCTGTCCGAGATCTCATTGAAGATGAGAGGCGGTAATAGGTTAATCCTTATCTTCAGAGGTTTGATCTCGCTGCCCTCCGGTTCAAGCAGGGAACTGTTTCTGATACCTAAGGATGGATCACCCGACGACGAATCATCCCTCATAGGGACCGAAACGCTGAACGGATGGATGTCGGGGATCAAAGGGGATAGAATCGTGTTGCTGGATTGTTATAGCACCGAGGAAAACCTGTTCACCTTTTACGCCAATCGAAGAACCTTCGGTACCTCGTCGGCAGCCTTCATAAACAGCGTCCCTGCCGACGGCAGCGACGAGATACTTCAACGGTTCTCATCCGCCCTGGATGATCCGAACTTGGACTTAAACATGGATAGAAGGATTACGGTGCTCGAGTTATATGAGTCGATTTCGCGGCAGGGTGAGTCGATGGGAGTCTCAGCCATAACGGGCGATCCGGATGAACCGGTCCTCACCCTGCCATCGGCCATCATCGTCGAAACTGAGCCGCCTGAGGCAAGAGTGGCCCTCAACGGAAGGGAGGCGGGCATAAGTCCATGCGTGATCGTTGGACCCAGACCGGGGCTACATGAGGTGAGGGTGGAGAGGGAGCTGTATCTGATCCCTGAGGCGAGGATGGTCAGGATAAGAAGGTTCCGAGGCGATGCGGCCTCACTGGACTTCAAATTGACCCCCATTAAGATATTCGGAAGGGTGACCGACCAATCCGGAAAGGTTCTGCCCGATGCATATGTATATATCAAGGGAACACAATACATCCAGAGGATCGGAGAGGATGGCGAATATACCTTCGGAAAATGGGAACACGGTCTGCTTAAACCCGGAAGATACGAAATCGTGGCTGAATACAGCGATACCATGGTGGCGGAAAGCCCCGTCGAGTTCAAAGGCTTCTCGAATTTGAGTGTTGACCTGAAGCTGAAGCATCGGCCGTGGGATGAGATCTCCAAAATAAGGTATCAGAGGGGGGATGAGCTGGGCTGCGCGGAGGCGTTTGAGGAATGGGCAAAGGCGCAGAAAGGCCCCATCCTCTCTATCCCCAGGCTTGAGCCCAAACACGCCGAGATCGTCCTCGGCTATTTCGCCGATAAGGCGGATAAATCGCCGAAAATCCTCATGTATCAGATAGTGTCAGCCCATCTTTCAGATGTGATCGGAAGAGAGGATTTGGCCAAGAAGTTCTGGCGTAGGGTCAAATCGCTGGCTCCAAAAGGCAGTCCTGAGGGAAAATTGGCCTCCAGAAGGCTGAGCCAGCTTTACAGGACCAGGAATTATGCCATAATGGGCGTTTCGATCGCCCTGTTGATCGTGTTCGCATCGGGCATCTATACGATCCTCAGAGGAAGGAGGAGGACATGA